A genomic segment from Ptychodera flava strain L36383 chromosome 23 unlocalized genomic scaffold, AS_Pfla_20210202 Scaffold_23__1_contigs__length_28996876_pilon, whole genome shotgun sequence encodes:
- the LOC139123492 gene encoding uncharacterized protein, translating into MAIQHDRHGSRSIYRHKMTIAWFILIVLVCFTVVFYASFSSGAYSLVHERSPLKLWGEFDGGEETVPRPMAITGNLLHAGRPTAGDDRNKLKDTMNRTHLHAVEERFLKLRKSLDTEDLESGFKKERQLKALENSASFSKLETVFKNILLKQKTLRIGVSGGSISTGARVGGMNCYAAKLKNNLEEALGTKVEIFNGAVGATGSLFHTYCMGNFLNLTELDILLWECCVNDYLYNYGCSPQEEYTRKVLQVANGPQLVYVNFVTGFQFNSCQSNVDSCSKPLSAHYNVPSLDMKVALCDLIERGEAAIFASPVDHCHPSVQYHSLVGNILTRMFGNVLLRVIQRMTNTSHSQSADNQRKRMSIPSPLLNTTKLKSTQCWATVRAQTGNSNPLVPIMMSGWHGNSTGGDQARVDKKNFWESTEPNSTIKFKIDITPYEHEKAHIVMGFMTCDGCGQVTAWLDEDESTATVVKTDFRWGTSQVYILRTGVKPGVHTITLRKETAAGIRIVAIATGFN; encoded by the coding sequence ATGGCTATACAACATGATCGACATGGTTCTCGTTCGATATATCGACACAAGATGACTATCGCATGGTTCATTCTTATAGTCTTGGTATGCTTCACTGTTGTGTTCTACGCGTCGTTTTCATCGGGGGCGTATTCGTTGGTACACGAGCGTTCACCTTTGAAGCTGTGGGGAGAATTTGATGGCGGAGAGGAAACCGTTCCGCGACCAATGGCGATCACTGGCAACTTGCTGCATGCGGGACGTCCAACTGCCGGTGACGACAGGAACAAGCTGAAAGACACAATGAATCGAACACACTTACACGCCGTTGAAGAAAGGTTTCTCAAACTTCGTAAAAGTTTGGATACTGAAGATCTTGAGTCGGGATTTAAAAAAGAACGACAACTTAAAGCTCTGGAAAACTCAGCAAGTTTTTCCAAATTGGAGACcgttttcaaaaacattttgctcaaacagaagactttaaGGATCGGGGTCAGTGGAGGCTCGATCTCAACTGGGGCTAGAGTCGGAGGGATGAATTGCTACGCTGCAAAACTTAAGAACAATTTGGAAGAAGCGCTGGGTACAAAAGTCGAAATATTCAACGGTGCAGTTGGTGCAACGGGAAGCTTGTTCCATACTTATTGCATGGGGAATTTCTTAAATTTAACTGAGCTCGATATCCTCCTGTGGGAATGTTGTGTCAACGATTACCTTTATAATTATGGCTGTTCTCCGCAAGAAGAATATACAAGAAAAGTGTTGCAGGTGGCCAACGGACCACAGCTGGTATATGTGAATTTTGTTACTGGCTTCCAATTCAATTCTTGTCAGAGCAACGTAGACAGCTGTAGTAAACCGTTGAGTGCGCATTACAATGTGCCATCCCTTGACATGAAAGTGGCTTTATGCGATCTCATCGAGCGAGGGGAAGCTGCTATTTTTGCAAGTCCAGTGGACCATTGCCATCCAAGCGTGCAATACCATTCCCTGGTTGGAAACATTCTGACGCGAATGTTTGGCAACGTTCTGTTAAGGGTAATTCAACGAATGACAAACACTTCCCATAGCCAATCTGCAGATAACCAAAGGAAACGTATGTCCATCCCCTCGCCATTACTGAACACCACAAAACTAAAAAGTACTCAGTGTTGGGCAACTGTACGCGCCCAGACAGGAAACTCCAACCCTCTCGTTCCTATTATGATGAGTGGTTGGCATGGGAACTCTACCGGAGGGGACCAGGCCCGCGTGGATAAAAAGAACTTTTGGGAATCAACAGAGCCAAACAGcacaataaaattcaaaattgatatAACGCCGTACGAACACGAGAAAGCTCATATTGTAATGGGATTTATGACATGTGATGGTTGTGGACAGGTCACTGCATGGCTTGATGAAGACGAATCTACAGCAACTGTTGTGAAAACGGATTTCAGATGGGGAACTAGTCAAGTGTATATATTGCGAACGGGAGTTAAACCAGGTGTACACACAATTACCCTGAGAAAAGAGACAGCAGCTGGTATACGCATCGTAGCCATTGCGACTGGATTTAATTGA
- the LOC139123779 gene encoding uncharacterized protein produces the protein MACETSSAGISDDDNNVVLHVLNGSSGSEFEVEDSSDDDIQTLPTVVTRVLSKKATEKLENMKILVLCLLLCLCLDSAWSRIRTTKYIRPLARNRIPGSYIVVMKPDSDVDDMLSRIRSDFDHNAVVKSSFNGRMKGFVIDLPDYDKQDLDSLLNDRKVEYVEEDALVSVAAAESWGLDRIDQADLPLDGMYNPPGDGNGFDVYVIDSGIQRNHLDFLNKPNNFADFTGKIQHKDCNGHGTHVAGTIGSYTYGVAKNVQLHSVRVFDCTGTAPWSTIIAGINEVAERGTAPAVVSLPFSGDFNQVANDALENLEGAGFLPVVAAGNNADDACSYTPASSPDALTVGGTDMDDSLYVSSNYGPCTDLYAPAVDILSLKNKRTGTAIKTGTSMAAAHVSGKYHVIKYFVTRTLDVALCV, from the exons ATGGCATGTGAAACTAGCTCAGCTGGAATCAGTGATGATGACAATAATGTTGTACTTCATGTACTCAATGGCAGTAGTGGTAGTGAATTTGAAGTTGAGGACAGTAGTGATGATGATATACAGACACTCCCAACAGTTGTGACCAGAG TTCTGTCTAAGAAAGCAACTGAAAAAttagaaaacatgaaaattttagtGTTGTGTCTTTTACTGTGCCTGTGTCTCGACTCGGCATGGAGTAGGATaagaacaacaaaatacatcagACCCCTTGCTCGGAATAGAATACCTGGTTCCTACATTGTTGTAATGAAG CCGGACTCTGACGTGGACGACATGCTCTCACGTATTAGAAGTGACTTCGACCATAATGCGGTGGTGAAGAGTAGCTTCAATGGCAGAATGAAAGGATTTGTGATCGACTTACCTGACTATGATAAACAAGACCTGGATAGT TTATTGAACGACCGAAAGGTTGAGTATGTTGAAGAAGACGCTTTAGTAAGTGTGGCTGCTGCCGAAAGTTGGGGATTGGATCGTATCGACCAAGCTGATCTGCCATTGGACGGCATGTATAATCCACCTG GTGATGGTAATGGTTTCGACGTCTATGTAATCGATAGTGGAATACAAAGGAACCATTTGGACTTCCTTAACAAGCCCAATAACTTTGCGGACTTCACTGGCAAAATC CAACACAAAGACTGTAACGGTCATGGAACCCATGTAGCCGGCACTATTGGCAGTTATACATACGGTGTAGCAAAGAACGTACAACTTCACTCCGTACGCGTCTTTGACTGTACGGGAACTGCTCCTTGGAGTACGATCATTGCAG GTATCAACGAAGTAGCTGAAAGAGGAACAGCTCCTGCGGTGGTAAGTTTACCGTTTTCAGGCGATTTCAATCAAGTTGCCAATGACGCGCTTGAAAATCTGGAAGGGGCGGGTTTCCTGCCAGTCGTTGCCGCTGGTAACAATGCCGATGATGCCTGCAGTTATACGCCTGCAAGTAGCCCGGAT GCATTGACTGTTGGTGGTACTGACATGGACGACAGTCTGTACGTCTCCTCCAATTACGGACCTTGCACTGACCTGTACGCGCCTGCTGTGGACATTTTAAGTCTCAAGAATAAGAGGACAGGAACCGCGATTAAAACAGGCACCTCCATGGCTGCTGCTCACGTGTCAGGTAAATACcatgtgattaaatattttgtGACTCGCACTCTCGATGTTGCTCTTTGCGTGTGA